gatgcATCAGTCTGGACTTTTTCCACCTACCTATTTGCTCAAATTATAAGGTTCATCATCAGAAACAACATAGAATTCAATGGTTAGCGTTTACGATTTAGGGGTTATGGcttaggtttagggtttatgattTAGGAGTTAGAGTATAGGGTTTAGGGATAGtgattagggtttatggtttggGGATATGAATTAGGGTTTATGAGGTTTAAGGTTTAGGGATTACggatttagggtttaggggttatGGTATAGAGTTTAAGGTTTGAGGATATGGATTAGGATTTAggggttagtggttagggtttaggattTTACGGGTTTAAGGTATATGGATTAGGGATTagagtttagggtttagggataGTGATTAGGATTTTGTGCTTAGGacttaggggttagggtttagggttaattAAGAGTTACTACATTCCAAAATaagtaatgttaaaaaaataactaaattacacaaaccaaaataagtaatgttTCTAACTAATGATTTCATTGAAGACCACAAAGTAAATACATTCAAGAGAACTTCAACCAATACAAGTCATTCgtctaacatacataaatcaattaaatgagcAACTTCCACTGTCAGATTACATTAGACATCGATGCCTATTGTGGCCTTCTGCTCTACATTTACTATATTTTTGTCAGTGCTCAGATGGTTCGAgtcaatccatctcattccttatccttatTGATTTTGGTCaacctttcgcacgaattgttgttgggtcagggataagtgtccatgcgtcatcagaaggaggaatagccgcttcattcccaagaggccaccattgtgcggaataagcttttaagatgtactcatttgtgtaaacaacatctatatattggtagtagttcatgctcacgtaaccacaagctgcaataatgtgtgaacatggatagtgaagcgcataATActttccgcattgacaataatgatCATTCAAGTTAACTGTCCATTTTTGTCCGCCGCTTTGTGTTATAGGActgaaggtctcctctacttcaaaccttgtcgagTGCATATCATACACAcgaacgatgtgcgaacaagtttgttcttgattttttctaagttctttagcaagcttagaacaatatacttgtccttCATTTAAGTGTCTTTGAGCTTGACGGTCacgatcaacaaagtactttcgacacctactaTATGTTGATTTGACCAACGGTATTATCGGTATGTTGTGATAATCCTTTAATACCTTATTtatacattctgagaggtttGTTGTCATGTGGTCATATCGACGTCCTTCTTTATCATAAGTCTtggtccatttttcctttgaaatgtgATCAATCCATATTGCTATGGCTGAACTCAGTTGgcgaaatttttctaaattttgatcaaaaatatgtTTGCAAAGAGTGTAGCCTGCATGAAATTAGTTAGCAACAATAATTTGAAGTATACATGAAACTTAAATTAACGTGACCATGATAAATGAAATCTTactcaatttcttcaacatttctttttgtttggcattattgaatttGCGATTAAAattgcttgctatgtgtcggACGCAGTAAACATGATAATcatggggaggttgccaaccaattGCTTCGTTAGCCACAacagactttatactcgcgtgacgATCTGATATGAgacaaatatcatttttatctgtgacgtgttcacgcaagtgtgtcaaaaaccatgaccacgctgttAACGTCTCACTTTCGACCACGACGAATGCTAGCGGAAGGACgtcaccatttccatcttgtgatgtgacCATTAAGAGGGTCCCCCGATATTTTTCGTACAAATGTGTACCGTCAAAacttgaaagcctctttacattgatCAAAAGTCCAAAACACTCTACGAAATTGACAATGTTTGCGACTAATCGTATTCCCAACAATAAAATCATCAtgtatttgaaaatatgatccaggagaatgattttgcatgtgtgttagccacgacgaaagtttcgcatatgactcttcccaattGCGGTATTCAAGTGCAATGGCTTTTGGCTTCGCCAATCAAACTTTTTTGTATGGCACTTTGTAGGCAAATTCactgttaatcctctcttgaatcaaaaaaacttttattgatggatcttctctgatcatgcctgctaataaaataacaaaattaaaatgacaattaaCGTAAAAGTAgcataatatgaatataaaatacgtacctactacacaagtgacaattaaatctgaatcaagtttcccgtgatcttgtgtcatggtcatattgagacatgtgtgtggtccacccccattgtgtgacttttcatgaatcagtttttttagataaaattgtcCTCATATAGATCGGGCAAGGACACTCTATGCTTTTATTCAAGCAATAAACAACATATTTGTTCGATTTGttttcaacaactttgaaactttgatgcaccttcatagcATATTGTTTCAGTGCATTTTTTACCGCATCTTTAGTTtcaaaatccatgccaacatataatttttgcccaactttaaaacttaatgacatctccaaaccacaaatgtcttcctcatcaggatgactccagttgatattgttataatgcaaaacatcattccaaaatggatttttaattccttgtacacctaatagttcaaaaaaaattcaaatcatacttatttaacattaaatacaattgccatcaaatgataaatgtattcagctatttttttatttgataaattataccttctgatgggtgaacaattcttactggttgaatcatgtcagtgacttcatcgtctgtacTAGATATACCGTCAATATTatcatcttcgtctaaagactcttcaacgtataaGTTAGACacaaaatcatcatcatcatcatcatcatcatcattttcatcACCATGTAAGTTGCTTACATTTGTTGGCGGTTGCGCctcattattagataaattatttccgCATGATATAAgagaatttgcagaatgaaacatagAATCACCAGCCACATcgttttctatgtacaattccaaAACTGacatttgattttgttgttgaaaactttcgagcatgatttcaacatcttcgtcatcacaaatttgcaaagcaacatattttctagaaactaaaaatctacaactaatagtagaaataatttcattattttctaactttaccttatctctaatttttttttcaaagcattgaaactaatttcacgtttaatctgaatcgcttttttactgccttcaaatattataccatcattctcttcatatactcttccattgaaatacaacactgttataactGAATTCACCATGTACCTACAAAAACACTattgtaaataattaatcataataataataaattcaaaataaataaatctaatcaCAAAAAACCTCTTTATTGAAACTTCACATTAAAACtttattctaaataaaaattattaacttcaaCTAAATATGATGAAAGAGACTTAAAACAGTTGAATGATTTGAAGGTACTAATTTTAAAAGCATAATAATCCATCAACGAAGCAAAAGGTAGTAATTAGtcttaacaataataacttaaaaataaataaaggtcattaattaaatatgatgccacaaacttaaaagtaaaaagtaaaaattaaaaaaggcaGAACAAGGAACACTTTCAAAGTAgacattttaattacattacaaAGCATCAAccaagttattattataaagtcACACCAACAAAACATCAACAACaagctaatctaattaaaaaaatactacatacTTCATATTGAAAAAATTTTCCGCACTCAAAATActtactttaaataaatatgatgccaaataaatttttttattttaaacaggGTTCAAGTTCAAGgctcataaatttttaacacacacgAACAAACCATGAACACcccaacctaatctaattaaaaaatactacaacttcatatttaaaaaattttccacactcaaaatacttacttcaaataaatatgatgccacaaaaattttgaattttaaacacACTTCAAAGAAGactcataaatttttaagacAGTAACACAAcatcaacaccaacctaatGTAATTATAAAATGACTACAAACTTTatattcaaaacaatttttcaactctagatattttcttcaaataaatatgatgagacatttttttttttaaacagactTTTACTTCAACCCTCACAAATTTTTAACACCAACAAAACATCAAAtacaacttaattaaaaaaatcataataaaaacttCACATTCAAACTTTATTCCGGCgtcaaaaaaattacttcaaaaaatttaatttcatgccACACACATTTGATTACGAACTTCATACcttgaagaagaaaaggttcagtaattataaaaaaccgatagcaaacaattttaaaaactgagCAATTTTTAAAACGCATAGCAAATGTGGAAGAAGTGCCTATTTAAACCTGATGATCTCGCCAATGCCAATGGTTATATCCTTGATCTCGCCAGTAGCACTGGCTATTTCCAAGAGCAACTCGCCAATGCCACTGGCTATATGCCCTGGAAAAAACGCTGCCAAAATCTAATGCCTTCACTGCACCCTGCTCTTCTGTTACGCGTGCCTGCAACCCTACCCTGAAAAGCTCCCCCTAGCGCAACTCGTCAGTCAAACTGGCTAGTCCCCTGCATGGTCAAATCGCCAGTATGACTGGCGAGACCAATGCAACGTGTCGACGCCAGCCCAAACTCGCCAATGGGACTGGCGATTTCCTTCAAACCTCATGCATTTTACGTAAAAAATGGACCCATGTAAGAATAAGTTCCAAAACAACACCATTTGAGGAAATAGTTTGGAAAAGTAGCCCCTTTTGGGAAATTTGCCTTGCCAATAACTATGTAGATTTTTATTCCTAAAAGGTCATGGAAGATGTGCAACTCATGTTCTCGATGCATATAAGGTGAGTTTAGAAGAGTTTCATCTTCCAGAAATATGCACCTAGCTTTTCTTTTGATGCTCTAAGTCTCTCTAGCTTATTTTTTCTATGCAAGTGAGGTCTCCAATTGAGGACATTGCATATGGAAGGTTTCATAAAGTTGAAACTAACTTGGAAGCATATTATAAATGAGAGGTTGAAAAGAATTAAGGAACATACTCAACCTAACTTgcaattttctattttgttcatttttaccCAATGTAAGTAGGACATATAATGAAACCAGAACATAGTTAATATGTAAAGTTAGAGAAAACAATATCATCAGTTGTTATGGaaacttttcaaatttatattgatttcaACATTTTAAGGTGCTAGTTTTTTACTGTTCAAAAATGTGTCTCTGATTAGCTTTTCTCTTTGGCTCTGTTACATAGGTAGTAATTAAGTCAATACATGATTTCTTCATTATTCACGAACTATTTTTTGAACATTGCAGCAGCACTTATGATGAGGGAAGCCCCCATATAGCTCACATTGAGAAAGCAATTGTTGTTCTGATTCAATTGATAGTGCTCAAATAATGTAATAGTGTTTTTGTCTTATTTCTTCTTAGCTTTAGTTTGAGCACttcatcttattttaatttcatcattaattctaatctgaattttgaatgacaagtTGCAATCCAATAGCTTGTTGCCTTGTTTTCATACTTATAGAACCAATCGCATAGCACACAAAAAGATTTTCCTAATGTTGTAAGTTTAAAATTGTCCACCTTTATTGTGACATTGatcaaatatcaatttttgTTGATTCTGTTTCTAAacttattttgttgattttggttTGGTGTTGCAGGAGAATGGTAAAACAAACTATCTGCAATTACTTTAGGAGGCCATGTTCTATAATATTCTTCAAGGAGGAAGTATGTagttttcttttccttaatAATAACTTTTAGCAATTTtccttattgttttttattaataattattattagtgttgtgtatgtgtgtgtttgaGTGGATGAATGAGTTGGTGTTTAGAGATGGAAGGTTTTCCTGTTAGGAAGTTGGTGaggtttcaaatatttttaatttcttattttctttaatccAGGTGGCATCCCAAGCAGAAAATGTAAAGATTGAGATGCTTCTGGATAGGATTGAACCTTTGCTCATaggtttcatttttcttctctattttgtTGACATAGCACATGATCCAACTCTATTTAATAAATAGAGTttgctaataatttttttattaatcatgcTTGACTTGAAACTGCCTTTTACATTCATACACTATGTTTGGAACAGGCCATTatgcaaacaaaaattattaaaattctaaACAATGAAATTACttgtcccctttttttcttTAGGACATGATGAATCTGGATTGAAATTGGAGAGTGCTCTGACAAGGTTTTTGAAATATTCACAATGTGAATGACAGTTCAATggtatattgaatattttttttattcctttctctctttttagatgCTTGGTGATTAATTTTCCTCATAATATTTTTCTGGCATATTCCTTGACAGTTCAATGTTTGAGTAATCAAAGTATGAAAATTCTATCTCAGAAGTATCCTGACAtcacattctctctctctaCTTTTGGGATTTTTATCTCTTCAATTCAGGGCTTAAACCTATGATTTCAATTCAGATTCAGATTTAGGGGGTCTTTGTCTGTATCATTATCAAGTTTTGCAACATaatctttctctttccttttaagttgttgcttctttctattatttcttgtttttccttttttatttatttccaaagTTCAATAGCTCAAACAAAGTAAATCTCAAACACAAATTAATTTTGCTTCCTACAAAAATATCTAATTTCTTTCAAGtcaaacatgggagaaaaatatTAGTGATACCAAGAGATACTTCAAACTTTGCTTTGTTGTGCTAGTCATTTTGTGATGTGTCTTTTGGAAcaattcttttgttttaaatttaagaatctATATTAGAGATATTAAAGTTGCACTTTGTAGCTATTATCTTAATTATCTCGTATTCAAACCAGTTCATGAAAGTTAGCTAAGAtatgtttttgaagaaaattaaataaataaatatctaattaatCTATATATGCAGGATACCTTTCAGCGATGTACTCTACTTATTTCTATAGAATCCCTAGCTAGGTGGCTACGAGAAGCAAAATGctcaacaaaattaacaaattaaattgcATTTCTAACGtttcaaaattaaccaaaaCTACAAAcgactaaattaattataaaatgactAATTAATCAACCACGAACCGTTCTAATAGGATGCCCAGGCACCCCAAAAATGTTACACGCTGGACCTGATCTTACATTACTACTGTTCAAACACTTCTTCACTCTACCACTACCAGCTACAACAACATCACTACCCTGTTCCGTAGAAAGCTCATCAGCAACAATGCCTAGCCTCAttctcttcatcttcatcaaaCCTACCATTACTAGTAATATCATTATCATGAGTAACGTTATCAATAATATCAGCCGCTTCATGTGGACTAGGTGTTGCTTCTTCAAAGTACTCATCATGGTCATCAAAGGGAACGTTAACAAGCTGCAATGTGAGTCTGCCATTGGCACTATGTGCACGAAAGTACTCATGGTGCTTCACCTTTTCCTCTTTCAAAATCAACCTTCCCTCGTTTGTGTAGTACCTCTTCAACACCCATGGCATGTGTGAGGCCAGGTTCTGAGTTCGAGCTAGTAAGGGTATAGGGGGAGGGAACACTTTGTTCTCTTTCATTTTGATGTTGTTCTTGACCTTGGTTTTGTTTCCTGCATCGTTGGATTTAAAGGACTGGTGGTTATCAATGACATGGTCTATGTTTTGGAGGTCCGTGCAGCTCTCAGTGCCAATGTAGTCGTCACTGTTTGGAGGAAATGTGATGCTGCTCATGACCATaatgggttttgaaggtgtagAAAATATGAAGACAAGAGTTTGGTACCCTTTAATACCCTTTGGCTTTATATATTAGGAACAAATAGAGAGATAGAGAAGTATAAGTCCTTGTAAAAACTAGagtgaaaaattgaaagaaatgaagaaaagtCATTGAAATAGATGatgtaataaatacttaatttgatgtgacaaaaaaaagagataaaaacaaataaagagtGTCAATGAGATATTTGGAATATTAAGATATCAAAATATCATTACcgaaattcaaaattataagaagggaatggatgaatataatAGAGAAGGGGGAGGAagtgtaaaagtaaaaaaagtgaATGATGTTTGGAGCTAGGAGAAAGGGATGGGGTTGAGGAGTGTgtgaatgatgttttatgtaTGTTACAATAAATTACCAGGACAGCAAGGCGAGGAGTTCAAGTGGCTAGGTTTTCGTGAAGGGGTTGGTGACGATATTATGAAGAGAGGATCGATGAAAATATTCAACAAAGACCGCTATTGACGTCAAGGTTGAGTTTCAAGTGTGGTTCTCTGGCTTTATGAGTATCAAAATCTGATTCATCTTAGTGGCCTGTGAATATTTCAAATCAGAAGACAAATTAAAGGACAAACAGAAGAGGGCACCAGACACATATCACCACATTTCATATGAAGAATGAAATAGTAAAATAGCCAAAAATAGATTTATATTAGCTTAGCCAAAACAACACTCTTATTCGGACAAAAATTAAGGTAGTACTAGCTAGTATATAAATTCCTTATTCATATCAAACTCAAGTTATCATGGTAACTACATATAgcattttatatataagtaacATTATTCATATATACTACTAATTAGCAAAGAAAATAGGCaaagagtttatttttatacattatcATAGTCAAAAAATTTACTGACAATAACAAAGTCAACAATTTACTCTAAGAATTTCAGCTGAATGCCAATATAAGTAAATAGACTATATATTTACTCATGCAAATAACACAAAACCTCTCAAAGTAAGATAGAGAATATGATACTATTTATGCAGTGGGTAGTTTTCGATGAACAGGGCATAGATTTAACATGAAACATTGAAATGTACTTGGGACATGTATGTCGGTATGTGGATTGAACCAAGTGTTAATAGGTATTTCACGCATTGGTCATCAATTAATAATCCTGAGTTCCATGAAATACAATTGTTCATGTGGCAATGGCAGTTTCCAAATTAATATGATTGTGCCGTCAAATGTAATTCtggtatttcttttattaaatagcAATATATACAGAAAGGAGGATCAAATTATACTGGTATCattttaacaattattatattattttataattttttactaaataatattttcataaaacttaccattaaattgaaaaaaaatttcacatataaaatgttatattaatccaaaagtatttatattgtttatataaattcaaatcTATGGGATATAAACATTCTACAATATATTAAtcatttgattatatttatattattttttaattttaaaaaatataattatttaattttaaaaaattgacataaataaccttgataatatataaatataattcaatagttggattaataaaaatcacattgttttaaaaatggtgtaataacttcaaaaattatatggtgtaatttgattatatatatatatatatatatatatatatatatatatatatatatatatatataaagcaaaTGACACCTAGGATTATCCTACAAGACATAATATTTTGCTAGGAACTACCTCTCTGTTAAATaacaatcattttaattaatttgtaataataAAGAGAATGCAACAAAGGGAAGCATTTACGGGTTAGAAAGGTTTGCTTTTGTTCTCGCATTGAAGAAAATAGTGCTGGCATTGCCAGTTCTCACACAATCGATGCCCccaattttatatatgatagaAGAGcataattgaaattcaaaaaccAAATTCCAAAGTTTACAAGTAAAAATCACAATtgacataaaaagaaaatctaaaagTACATAAGAATGCAatcaattttgatatttatttgtaAGAGAGATCCagaaaagaacagaaaaacGGACACAATGAAAACTACCTGAAAAGAaggaataatttttataaaaattactaatatgaaaataaataaaataaaattaaaagaattaaggGGGCTATAATATTATGTATACCTGCCTATCAACCCAGAAATATGGAAGTTCAATTCAATTTGGATGAAGCGTATACATAACTCTTTGCACAGAAGCAAGTACTCAATTGGGACAAAACAGGAGTAAGAAACAAATGGAAGAAGCACACCAACAGGGATCCTTTTATATAATAAGGTTAAGATGACAGATAAGCATCAAAATAATGATAACGTACTCGTAAAAGGGGACAAATTTTAAGGGGTGGCATATATATCTCtcatgttaaataataaatatgaggagaaaatgaaaaacGATTGGTACaagatttaattttgatatcatCTTGTCGCAtgcttttatcaattaattattcttaaaataatactaaaaaatgcAGCTTATGTGGCTCTCGTTCTGATAACTTTGCCACTTCATTCTGCCAAAATTTTCGGGTATTAAAATGAAGGGAAAAAAACTTACTTTTATCTTGTACTTtttaatgtaacaaaaaaaaaaatgagaaagagctttatccttttttttttcttaataataaataaaagtgtgAAAGCAAATCTATTAAACaggaaataaaagagaatataaagaaaaatattaattatacaaaaatttcaaaatgttctTAATTAGTCAGATTTTTTGTTATAGGACTTAGTCAAAGAGTTAGAATAcatatttgtaatttatttaagcatttaaataagata
The genomic region above belongs to Glycine max cultivar Williams 82 chromosome 14, Glycine_max_v4.0, whole genome shotgun sequence and contains:
- the LOC102664674 gene encoding uncharacterized protein — encoded protein: MVMSSITFPPNSDDYIGTESCTDLQNIDHVIDNHQSFKSNDAGNKTKVKNNIKMKENKVFPPPIPLLARTQNLASHMPWVLKRYYTNEGRLILKEEKVKHHEYFRAHSANGRLTLQLVNVPFDDHDEYFEEATPSPHEAADIIDNVTHDNDITSNGRFDEDEENEARHCC